A single genomic interval of Candidatus Methanoperedens sp. harbors:
- a CDS encoding MogA/MoaB family molybdenum cofactor biosynthesis protein, with protein sequence MDTSLLHKENVPGSYKCAILTISTSRYEKYGKIDRPERAEDASGKLIWGMVQVQGSGVVHYELIPDNTEMIRDAFKRCLYSEADVIISTGGTGLSPADVTIEAVAPYIEKDMPGFGELFRHKSIEQVGNAAILTRAVAGVARQKAIFCLPGSPNAVKLALELVLPEMGHILKHVKGQ encoded by the coding sequence ATGGATACTTCGCTGCTTCACAAAGAAAACGTGCCTGGCTCATACAAATGCGCTATACTCACAATCAGCACATCGCGATACGAAAAATACGGGAAAATAGACCGTCCTGAGCGCGCGGAGGACGCCTCAGGGAAACTTATCTGGGGAATGGTTCAGGTGCAGGGAAGCGGGGTGGTGCATTACGAATTAATCCCGGACAACACAGAGATGATACGGGATGCCTTCAAGAGATGCCTGTATTCAGAGGCTGATGTGATAATTTCAACCGGCGGGACAGGGCTTTCACCAGCGGATGTTACGATCGAAGCAGTTGCGCCTTATATTGAAAAAGACATGCCAGGTTTTGGGGAGCTGTTCAGGCATAAAAGCATTGAACAGGTGGGAAATGCGGCAATACTTACCCGGGCTGTTGCCGGTGTTGCGCGCCAGAAAGCGATATTCTGCCTTCCGGGTTCGCCAAATGCTGTCAAGCTCGCGCTTGAACTTGTACTGCCCGAGATGGGGCATATACTCAAACATGTGAAGGGTCAGTAA
- a CDS encoding MFS transporter encodes MEYKWKAMFTVWIGVFMATLDGSIVNVALPTLTEYFKTDITTIEWVVMAYLLTITALLLSLGRISDMIGRKAIFAGGLAIFTIGSGLCAISATENQLIFYRVVQGIGAAMLMATGIAIITHAFPPRERGKAMGLIGTVVAIGSMAGPVAGGFLIENVGWQSIFYINIPVGIFGTAMALTVLRKDETTSGQTFDIPGALALFISLMSLLLALSQGQESGWLSGYIILLFILSIIFIIVFIMIETKAMHPVMELSNFRNRPFAAANISALISFTALYNVILLMPFFLQNELRYSPEGVGIVFLAVPLVMSVVSPFSGWLSDRTNSFLLSSIGIGISSVSILWLGFLTPTSGSIDVVLRLALLGLGMGLFQAPNNSIIMGSLPKEKIGIAAGTLGTMRNMGMVIGVAVSGAVFSSRYVYYGNVGSSFLPAFRDTYTVSAIICGIAMLTSLVRGKSK; translated from the coding sequence ATGGAATACAAGTGGAAGGCGATGTTTACTGTCTGGATAGGCGTTTTCATGGCTACGCTTGACGGAAGTATCGTGAACGTTGCCCTTCCCACGCTTACGGAATACTTTAAAACAGATATTACCACCATCGAATGGGTGGTGATGGCGTATCTCCTGACCATCACAGCCCTTCTCCTGAGCCTTGGGAGGATTTCTGATATGATTGGCAGGAAAGCGATATTCGCCGGGGGACTTGCGATTTTCACCATAGGTTCGGGTTTGTGCGCTATCTCCGCAACCGAAAATCAGTTGATATTCTACAGGGTAGTGCAGGGCATAGGCGCGGCTATGTTGATGGCGACCGGAATAGCAATAATCACTCATGCATTTCCTCCGAGAGAAAGGGGCAAAGCGATGGGATTGATAGGGACGGTTGTAGCGATAGGTTCCATGGCAGGACCCGTAGCAGGCGGTTTTTTAATCGAGAATGTTGGATGGCAGTCTATATTTTATATAAATATCCCGGTCGGGATTTTCGGGACTGCAATGGCGTTAACCGTGCTCAGGAAAGACGAAACTACATCTGGGCAGACCTTCGACATACCGGGTGCGCTTGCGCTTTTTATCAGTCTTATGTCATTGCTGCTTGCTTTGAGCCAGGGCCAGGAGTCTGGCTGGCTCTCAGGCTATATAATCCTGCTTTTTATTTTATCAATTATATTTATTATTGTATTTATTATGATAGAAACTAAAGCCATGCATCCTGTAATGGAACTTTCGAATTTCAGGAACAGGCCGTTTGCGGCAGCCAACATCAGTGCACTTATTAGTTTTACTGCCCTGTATAACGTCATACTGTTAATGCCATTTTTTCTCCAAAATGAACTTAGATATTCACCTGAGGGGGTGGGAATTGTTTTTCTGGCGGTTCCACTCGTAATGTCCGTTGTCTCCCCTTTCAGCGGGTGGTTGTCGGACAGGACGAATTCGTTTTTACTCAGTTCAATCGGCATCGGTATTTCAAGCGTATCCATACTGTGGCTTGGCTTCCTGACCCCCACATCCGGTTCCATCGATGTTGTTCTACGCCTAGCGCTCCTTGGTCTTGGGATGGGGCTTTTCCAGGCGCCGAACAACAGCATAATAATGGGGTCGCTTCCTAAGGAAAAGATTGGTATAGCGGCAGGAACGCTCGGGACTATGAGGAACATGGGGATGGTGATAGGCGTTGCCGTCTCTGGTGCTGTGTTCTCCAGCAGGTACGTTTATTATGGAAATGTCGGGAGTTCATTTTTACCCGCTTTCCGGGATACATACACTGTTTCAGCAATTATATGCGGCATAGCCATGCTGACATCGCTTGTGCGCGGCAAAAGCAAATAG
- a CDS encoding Mut7-C RNAse domain-containing protein encodes MKFVTDRMLGKLSRWLRLFGYDTLEINKQENEDDTLLALAEKEERILVSRDRVLVRKAIKREIRTYLVQSSEIMEQLREMQEEFGISIEPQLDRCTLCNSVIRKVKPEDMELVRAKDYVYPDRLREGTEFWLCDNCGQVYWLGKHWENIMERAERLKK; translated from the coding sequence ATGAAATTCGTAACTGACCGGATGCTCGGCAAACTTTCGCGCTGGCTTCGTCTTTTCGGGTATGATACGCTGGAGATAAATAAGCAGGAGAACGAGGACGATACACTGCTGGCACTGGCTGAAAAAGAGGAGAGGATTCTCGTTTCAAGGGACAGGGTGCTTGTCAGGAAAGCGATAAAAAGAGAGATAAGGACGTATCTTGTCCAATCGTCTGAAATCATGGAACAGCTCAGGGAGATGCAGGAAGAATTCGGGATTTCAATCGAGCCGCAACTGGACAGGTGCACTCTTTGCAACTCGGTTATCAGGAAAGTTAAACCCGAAGATATGGAACTTGTCAGGGCGAAGGATTATGTTTATCCTGACAGGCTGAGGGAGGGAACTGAGTTCTGGCTGTGCGATAATTGCGGGCAGGTTTACTGGCTGGGGAAGCACTGGGAGAATATTATGGAGAGGGCGGAAAGATTGAAAAAATGA
- a CDS encoding DEAD/DEAH box helicase has product MENPGFKDLHLSKDIQKAITDMGFEEATPIQAQSIPYMLEGKDVIGQAQTGTGKTAAFGIATLERIDPQNRGLQAVILCPTRELAIQVAEELKKLSKYKRGIEILPVYGGQPIDRQIRALRQGVQVIIGTPGRVMDHLDRRTLKMDGVKIIILDEADEMLDMGFREDIEIIMRKIPKERQTILFSATMSRAILDLTKKYQNKPQMIKLAHKEMTVPEVEQFYFEVKQQAKTEALCRLIDLHDLKLSLVFCNTKRRVDELVETLKSRGYLADGLHGDLQQRQRDTVMSKFRRREIEILVATDVAARGIDVGDIEAVFNYDIPPDDEYYLHRIGRTARAGKAGQAFTFVTGREVYRIRQIQQFTKTKIIAQKVPSISDVEDIRTNLLLERVKGTVDAGHLGEYSNLVEKLTQEDYTSSDVAAALLKMVMGEGSTKEEKE; this is encoded by the coding sequence ATGGAAAATCCAGGATTTAAAGACTTACATTTATCAAAAGATATACAAAAAGCAATTACTGATATGGGTTTTGAGGAAGCAACCCCGATTCAGGCCCAATCCATTCCCTATATGTTAGAAGGAAAAGATGTCATCGGGCAGGCGCAAACAGGTACGGGGAAAACCGCAGCCTTCGGAATTGCAACTTTAGAGAGAATAGACCCGCAAAACAGGGGATTACAGGCTGTAATCTTATGCCCCACAAGAGAACTGGCAATTCAGGTAGCAGAAGAACTGAAAAAGCTTTCAAAATATAAAAGAGGCATTGAGATTTTACCGGTTTACGGCGGGCAACCAATAGACCGCCAGATAAGAGCGTTAAGACAGGGTGTACAGGTTATAATAGGCACTCCAGGCCGCGTCATGGATCACCTTGACCGCCGTACTTTGAAAATGGATGGCGTAAAAATAATCATACTGGATGAAGCGGATGAAATGCTGGATATGGGATTCAGGGAAGATATTGAAATTATTATGAGAAAAATCCCAAAAGAAAGACAAACCATTCTCTTCTCTGCAACCATGTCCCGGGCTATTTTAGATTTGACCAAAAAATACCAGAACAAACCACAAATGATAAAATTGGCACATAAGGAGATGACCGTTCCCGAGGTTGAACAATTTTATTTTGAAGTCAAACAGCAGGCAAAAACAGAAGCCCTGTGTCGCTTAATTGATCTTCACGACCTGAAATTATCGCTCGTGTTCTGTAATACAAAAAGGCGTGTGGATGAATTGGTGGAAACCCTCAAGTCAAGGGGGTATCTCGCTGATGGACTGCATGGGGATTTGCAGCAAAGACAAAGAGACACTGTCATGTCTAAATTCAGAAGGAGGGAGATTGAGATATTAGTGGCAACCGATGTGGCGGCCCGGGGAATCGATGTAGGGGATATCGAGGCTGTGTTCAACTATGATATACCTCCGGATGATGAATATTATTTACACAGGATAGGAAGAACAGCGAGAGCTGGAAAAGCGGGGCAGGCATTTACCTTTGTGACAGGCAGGGAGGTATACAGGATAAGGCAGATACAGCAATTCACAAAGACGAAAATCATAGCCCAGAAAGTTCCTTCTATCAGTGATGTGGAAGATATCAGGACAAACCTGCTTTTGGAAAGAGTTAAAGGGACTGTTGATGCCGGGCATCTGGGAGAATATAGTAACCTGGTTGAAAAACTTACCCAGGAAGATTATACTTCTTCAGATGTGGCTGCTGCATTGTTAAAGATGGTGATGGGTGAAGGGAGCACAAAAGAAGAAAAAGAATAG
- a CDS encoding nucleotidyltransferase domain-containing protein: MVKDKIAEAIKFFENCLKEKGLKVSKIILFGSQSTGKGNLESDVDILIISPDFQNKDIFERARLTKEAEIKTIKKFRVPLDIITLTFEEFESGKSLVAGICTKRKSNVCGMTSAASSPGLTSSCPSARSLKPDLRVRRRTARD; this comes from the coding sequence ATGGTTAAAGACAAAATAGCAGAAGCCATCAAATTCTTTGAGAACTGTTTGAAAGAAAAAGGATTGAAAGTTTCAAAGATAATCCTATTCGGGTCGCAGAGTACGGGAAAAGGAAATTTGGAGAGCGACGTGGATATTCTGATCATCTCTCCGGATTTTCAGAACAAAGACATTTTTGAACGGGCAAGATTGACAAAGGAAGCTGAGATAAAGACCATAAAAAAATTCAGAGTGCCTCTTGATATTATCACTCTCACTTTTGAAGAATTTGAAAGTGGGAAATCTCTTGTTGCTGGAATTTGCACGAAAAGGAAAAGTAATGTATGCGGCATGACCAGCGCCGCATCGTCGCCAGGGTTGACCAGCTCATGCCCCTCGGCGAGGAGCTTGAAGCCGGACTTGCGCGTTCGCAGGCGGACAGCGAGAGATTGA